Proteins encoded by one window of Enterococcus saccharolyticus subsp. saccharolyticus:
- a CDS encoding SDR family oxidoreductase — protein MTEPVLKDPRKMYHSGKFSKQDQDTPALEEEMAIQPDCGEESYQGNHRLENRRVLITGADSGIGRAVAIAFAREGADIALHFLPGEEKDANEVADYIKKAGRKVSLLPYDLREDDSPQKIIKQAVEELGGLDTLVLNAAQQFARESISELEIQQVRDTFTVNIISMFAIVKEAEPHLPAGSAIITTTSLQATDPSDNLLDYAATKASISNFTVNLAAQFAKKGIRVNGVAPGPIWTPLQLDEGQLPGTLPEFGQDTLLERAGQPVELAPVYVFLASNEASYVTAQIYGVTGGTAINL, from the coding sequence ATGACAGAACCAGTTTTAAAAGACCCAAGAAAGATGTATCATTCAGGAAAATTTTCGAAACAGGATCAAGACACTCCAGCCTTAGAAGAAGAGATGGCGATTCAACCTGATTGTGGAGAAGAAAGTTATCAAGGAAATCATCGATTAGAAAATCGTCGTGTCTTAATTACAGGAGCCGATTCAGGAATTGGTCGAGCAGTTGCAATTGCGTTTGCTAGAGAAGGTGCCGATATTGCTTTGCATTTTTTACCAGGTGAGGAAAAAGACGCCAATGAAGTGGCGGATTATATCAAAAAAGCAGGTAGAAAAGTTAGCTTACTTCCCTATGATTTACGTGAAGATGATTCACCGCAAAAGATCATTAAACAAGCAGTAGAAGAATTAGGTGGTTTAGATACCTTAGTTTTAAATGCGGCACAACAATTTGCTCGTGAATCCATTAGTGAACTAGAGATTCAACAAGTCAGAGATACGTTTACAGTTAATATCATTTCCATGTTTGCTATAGTGAAAGAAGCGGAACCCCATTTACCAGCAGGTAGTGCGATTATTACGACGACTTCACTCCAAGCAACAGATCCAAGTGATAATTTATTAGATTATGCAGCAACAAAAGCTTCGATTAGCAATTTTACGGTTAATCTAGCGGCACAATTTGCTAAAAAAGGAATTCGTGTCAATGGCGTTGCGCCAGGTCCAATTTGGACACCATTACAATTAGATGAAGGGCAGTTGCCAGGTACTTTACCAGAATTTGGTCAAGATACGTTACTAGAACGTGCTGGACAACCTGTAGAATTAGCGCCTGTATATGTTTTTTTAGCTTCAAACGAAGCAAGTTATGTTACGGCACAAATTTATGGCGTCACTGGCGGCACGGCGATTAATTTATAA
- a CDS encoding GNAT family N-acetyltransferase, which produces MDKPFNHNLTIRPVEEKDVAQFNELLSYVFQVTKSDIEESGFENKREMIKSKKPILELSKVFGWFNKEQLVSQIAIYPCEVNIHGTLYKMGGVTGVGTYPEYAGHGLMNELIRVALENMRESQQWISYLYPYSIPYYRRKGWEIMSDKLTFKIRDTQLPKNVDVPGMVERQEVDHEDVYKVYNQFAKENHGALQRTKFNWEEYWRYENEEQRTAAIYYGTDGEPKGVLFYWIAEEVFHIKEMFYLNQEARNGLWNFITAHFSMVYWIQGNIYKNEPLAFLLEDGQIRETIEPYFMARIVDVEEFLKSFPFKPFRKNFHFVVSDPLAKWNNGVFGLIWEDEQLTVTREAVGQPVYLDIQTLTCLLMNYRRAAYLARIERIETDKETLRTLERIIPDMAAYFSDDF; this is translated from the coding sequence ATGGATAAACCTTTCAATCATAATTTAACGATTCGCCCCGTTGAAGAAAAAGACGTGGCGCAATTTAATGAATTACTGAGTTATGTCTTTCAAGTGACAAAATCAGACATTGAAGAAAGTGGATTCGAGAACAAACGAGAAATGATTAAGTCAAAAAAACCAATTTTAGAGCTGTCAAAAGTTTTCGGATGGTTTAATAAGGAGCAACTAGTTTCCCAAATTGCCATTTATCCGTGTGAAGTCAATATTCATGGCACACTGTATAAAATGGGAGGTGTGACAGGAGTAGGAACATATCCCGAATATGCCGGGCATGGTTTGATGAATGAATTAATTCGTGTAGCTTTGGAAAATATGCGTGAGAGTCAACAATGGATTTCTTATTTGTATCCGTACAGTATTCCTTATTATCGACGTAAAGGTTGGGAAATCATGTCGGATAAATTAACCTTTAAAATTCGTGATACGCAATTACCCAAAAATGTAGATGTTCCTGGTATGGTAGAACGGCAAGAAGTGGATCATGAAGATGTGTACAAAGTGTACAATCAATTTGCCAAAGAAAATCATGGTGCATTACAACGGACTAAATTTAATTGGGAAGAATATTGGCGCTATGAAAATGAAGAGCAACGAACAGCAGCTATTTATTATGGGACAGATGGCGAACCAAAAGGTGTTTTATTTTATTGGATTGCGGAAGAAGTATTTCATATCAAAGAAATGTTTTATTTGAATCAAGAAGCCCGGAATGGTTTATGGAATTTTATTACTGCGCATTTTTCAATGGTTTATTGGATTCAAGGAAATATTTATAAAAATGAACCCCTCGCATTCTTATTAGAAGATGGACAAATCCGTGAAACAATTGAACCTTATTTTATGGCACGTATTGTGGATGTGGAAGAATTTTTAAAATCATTTCCGTTTAAGCCGTTTCGTAAAAATTTCCATTTTGTTGTGAGTGATCCTTTAGCCAAATGGAACAACGGTGTGTTTGGATTAATCTGGGAAGATGAACAATTGACCGTTACGCGAGAAGCAGTTGGACAGCCTGTATATTTAGATATTCAAACATTAACCTGTCTACTGATGAACTATCGTCGTGCAGCTTACTTAGCTCGTATAGAACGGATTGAGACTGATAAAGAAACCTTACGTACATTAGAACGAATTATCCCTGATATGGCAGCGTATTTCAGTGATGACTTTTAA
- a CDS encoding nucleoside 2-deoxyribosyltransferase yields the protein MNIYFAAPMFAKSDLVYNSYLVKIIREKYPQASIYLPQENEAINDKTAYADSKMIALADTEKVVDSQLMIALLDGLIIDAGVASEIGIAYAKNIPILGLYTDTRQQGGEHPQKLAALQTVGENQFHYLNLYTVGLVKLNGEIYSSEEELLKGLATYMESDKVVQWHLKPN from the coding sequence ATGAATATTTATTTTGCAGCACCTATGTTTGCGAAAAGCGATTTAGTTTACAATTCTTACTTAGTTAAAATAATACGAGAAAAATACCCACAAGCAAGTATCTATTTGCCACAAGAAAATGAAGCAATTAATGATAAAACTGCGTATGCTGATAGCAAAATGATTGCATTGGCTGATACAGAGAAAGTAGTAGATAGTCAATTGATGATTGCCTTATTGGATGGGTTAATTATTGATGCGGGCGTTGCTTCAGAAATTGGTATTGCGTATGCGAAAAATATTCCTATCTTAGGATTATATACGGATACACGTCAACAAGGGGGCGAACACCCTCAAAAATTAGCAGCGCTACAAACGGTTGGTGAGAATCAGTTTCATTATTTAAATTTATACACTGTTGGATTGGTTAAACTCAATGGTGAGATCTATTCATCAGAAGAAGAACTTTTAAAAGGTTTAGCTACGTATATGGAAAGTGATAAGGTAGTACAATGGCATTTGAAACCAAACTGA
- a CDS encoding magnesium transporter CorA family protein, translating to MLAYYTIDKDNGLQEGSKEQHNWLVLDQEEHELVEKLLTDFSLPDDIFIGADDSGEVSRIEHLKDTKLSNPISVVLLNLSSKQQSIEQRIEPISFILSDDLLITYIGNNSQFIQHLLKKETDFYSFEQVLLLSLLTSYRHFIAGLKELKTEIDDLDAAARQTTDSKRLFQLADVDRAIIFIDHTLADQNQMLDRLWEEEALLEKVNDPALIHDVKLRQKQALKLVEIYHDLINTIGSLFASMIDNNLNHLMKYLESAALVLTIPTVIAGIWGMNTGGLPWEKSSLGFGIVMLLTVILTIFTGIYLKNKNYFK from the coding sequence ATGTTAGCCTATTATACGATTGATAAAGACAATGGTTTACAAGAAGGCTCAAAAGAGCAACATAATTGGTTAGTTCTTGATCAAGAAGAACATGAATTGGTTGAAAAACTATTGACCGATTTTTCATTACCCGACGATATCTTTATCGGTGCTGACGATTCAGGAGAAGTGTCTCGCATCGAACATTTAAAAGATACCAAGTTATCCAATCCTATATCAGTCGTCTTGTTGAATCTATCTTCGAAACAACAAAGTATTGAACAACGCATTGAACCGATTTCGTTTATTTTATCAGATGATCTTTTAATTACTTACATTGGTAACAATAGTCAATTTATTCAACATTTGTTAAAAAAAGAAACCGATTTTTATTCTTTTGAACAAGTCTTACTTCTCTCACTTTTAACTAGTTACCGTCATTTTATCGCTGGATTGAAAGAATTAAAGACCGAGATTGATGACTTAGATGCTGCCGCTAGACAAACGACTGATAGCAAACGCCTATTTCAACTAGCGGATGTCGATCGTGCCATTATATTTATTGACCACACACTTGCCGATCAAAATCAAATGCTTGATCGTTTGTGGGAAGAAGAAGCATTACTTGAAAAAGTGAATGATCCTGCCTTAATTCATGACGTAAAATTACGCCAAAAACAAGCATTAAAATTAGTTGAAATCTATCACGATTTAATCAATACAATTGGTAGTCTTTTTGCAAGCATGATTGATAATAACCTCAATCATTTGATGAAATATTTAGAATCAGCTGCTCTTGTCCTAACAATCCCCACTGTTATTGCAGGAATTTGGGGAATGAATACTGGTGGATTGCCTTGGGAAAAATCCTCCTTAGGATTTGGTATCGTTATGTTATTAACCGTCATTCTAACTATTTTCACAGGTATTTACTTGAAAAATAAAAACTATTTCAAATAA